DNA from Pseudomonadota bacterium:
CGCCACGCAGGTGAACGGATCGAAGGCACAGCTCCGTACCGAGCCTGCAGCTGGCTCGATGGCCTGGGAAAACCTGAACGCCGACGCTACCTCGGCGGTCTCTCGACGCGGCGCGGGTGACCTGGCTGCGGTTGCTGCAGGCCGCTCCAACGAGGCGCCCCAGCGCCTTCAGGCCCCACGGCAACTCTCATCCGACCAGGCTCGCTTGCACCCGGATCGCTCGGACAAGGCCCGCCAACCTGCAGCGGACTGGCCGCCGCACAGCGTGGATCGTCTGGCGCGATGCACCACAGTAGAGCACGAAGCGGCGGAGCCGTCCCTGGCAGCAGCGCGGCATGCGATTCACGACGCAGGCCGCCGTTGCGCCATCCGGCAACTGCGCTGGCAAGGGGACCCGGCCTGGGCCCTGTACCTCGCAGCTCGGGTAAGGTGTCCGGCAGACCGGCCATGACCCGAGCCTCCTGCTGGGAAGGACACCACTGTGCCGATGCCGTCGTCGGCAGCAAAACTGCAGCCATTATCGTGAGCCGGGCCAGGTGCATGGGTCGCGCGAGCGCCAAGTGTACTCTCGGTATGCAGACTGGCAAACCAACCACCGGGGTCCCCAGCACGACGCGGACTTCACCCATTCGCGGGTGGTACCGGTCCTCGCTGACCTAACATCGCCCGCGGGAGCCTTATTCCACCGGCACCGAAGCCCGGCCGGCTACCGCCGCCCGCCGGCTGCCAGGTCGTCGCAGACGCTCTGCGGCACCGGGACCGGCCCCGGGAAGCCTGGAATCGAGCGCTTCAGACGCAGCTCGAGCTCGGGGAGCTCTCCCAGCCGCTCCAAAGCCCGGCCGACGTAGACAAGACTCTGAGGAAACCAGCGCAGGAAGCTGCGGTTGGCCCGCATGCGGTCCAAATAGATGAAACGACCCGCGTCCTTGAGCTTGCGCTGAAGGGCCGTGCGCCAAAACGCCAGCTCGAAGCGCTCGGCTTCGACTCTGCTGAGGCCCGAGGCCGATAGGTAGCGATCGAGCATGGCCTGCTGCAGGTCTGGGCTCAGGCAAACGTAGGAATCGCAAAGCAGCGCGACCAGGTCGTAGGGTCGAGGTCCGATCAGGGCGTCCTGGAAGTCGATGACGGTCAGGCGCTCGGGCGATCTGGTGCTCGCCCACATGAGATTGCGGCACTGGAAATCGCGATGCACAAAACCGGTGGCCATACCGAGCAGCAGCTGAACGAGCTCGTCGAAGTCCGCATCAAGGCCCCGCCTGTCCGACGCAGGCAGGCGACCGTACACCGCCTCGAGCCCCCACTGCCTGAAGTGATCCAGCTCCCAGCGCAGAAGCTCGGCGTCGAAGCATCGCTGATACGCAACGCAACCACGATCAGGCTCGGCGCAACGCTGCTGCAGGTAGACCAGCAAATCGACTGCCTCGGCGTACCGATGCGTCCAGTGT
Protein-coding regions in this window:
- a CDS encoding phosphotransferase, which encodes MLAQKLEIEPALCQMFAEPPGSWTLKPLQGDASTRSYYRLTLQPELSPNRLIVMQLAGSQAPDAGAQDRELPFLNVQRFLERRGVPVPRVYAQDLARNVVLLEDLGDETMEVRLRATAPEHWTHRYAEAVDLLVYLQQRCAEPDRGCVAYQRCFDAELLRWELDHFRQWGLEAVYGRLPASDRRGLDADFDELVQLLLGMATGFVHRDFQCRNLMWASTRSPERLTVIDFQDALIGPRPYDLVALLCDSYVCLSPDLQQAMLDRYLSASGLSRVEAERFELAFWRTALQRKLKDAGRFIYLDRMRANRSFLRWFPQSLVYVGRALERLGELPELELRLKRSIPGFPGPVPVPQSVCDDLAAGGRR